From a single Streptomyces sannanensis genomic region:
- a CDS encoding toxin Doc, producing MVLYIDIPWLLDIQEQSIPEDLTVVDYSALVAAVARHKTRIPRPVAAEPDAAWRAAALLHTLVRLQPLPYCNSLFACQVTVAYMHACGEGIDPPYGALVQLVRDIQAGKATVYQTADRIRTWRI from the coding sequence ATGGTGCTCTACATCGACATCCCCTGGCTGCTGGACATCCAGGAACAGTCCATCCCCGAAGACCTCACGGTCGTCGACTACTCCGCCCTCGTCGCGGCCGTGGCCCGCCACAAGACCCGCATCCCCCGCCCCGTCGCGGCCGAGCCCGACGCCGCGTGGCGCGCCGCCGCGCTGCTGCACACCCTGGTGCGCCTGCAGCCGCTGCCGTACTGCAACAGCCTGTTCGCCTGCCAGGTCACGGTCGCCTACATGCACGCCTGCGGCGAAGGCATCGACCCCCCGTACGGGGCGCTGGTGCAACTGGTCCGCGACATCCAGGCCGGCAAGGCCACCGTGTACCAGACCGCGGACCGCATCCGCACCTGGCGCATCTGA
- a CDS encoding SMI1/KNR4 family protein, with protein sequence MRTLAPPADPADIAAAERVIGRPLLKPLAISLLRHDGLLDQRFSLLPGFYRPMSAREIAAEWQLFTRFYNKRTADEEGEEADHAFMKIGASHVLYGHPQLIPIARDLGGGHLVLDHRPEIDRGRVHEAEAVEGIMRGIRSQAVAVAVP encoded by the coding sequence GTGCGGACGCTGGCGCCGCCCGCGGATCCGGCGGACATCGCCGCAGCCGAACGCGTCATCGGCCGGCCACTGCTGAAGCCCTTGGCGATATCACTGTTGCGGCACGACGGTCTCCTCGACCAGCGATTCTCGCTGCTGCCAGGGTTCTACAGACCGATGAGTGCACGCGAGATAGCGGCTGAGTGGCAACTCTTCACCCGCTTCTACAACAAGCGTACGGCGGACGAGGAAGGAGAGGAGGCGGACCACGCCTTCATGAAGATCGGGGCCAGCCACGTCCTGTACGGACATCCGCAGTTGATCCCCATCGCGCGGGACCTCGGCGGGGGTCACCTCGTGCTGGACCACCGTCCCGAGATCGACCGGGGGCGCGTCCACGAAGCCGAGGCCGTGGAAGGCATTATGCGCGGCATCCGGTCCCAGGCCGTCGCAGTGGCCGTGCCGTAG
- the ltrA gene encoding group II intron reverse transcriptase/maturase, translating to MQHALYRAAKADPGRRFHALGDKVHRRDVLRRAWATVRRNNGAPGIDATTLAQVEEYGIDRLLGELATELKEGRWRPLPARRVFIPKPGTTTEQRPLSIPSVRNRIVQAALKIVLEPVFEADMLPCSFGFRPRRGAHDALQVLVDEAWRGRRWVVETDIANCFEAIPHEKLMQAVEERVCDRSVLKLLRAMLRAGVMADGQVRRPVIGTPQGGVVSPLMANVYLHRLDRAWDVRRHGVLVRYADDAVVMCATREQAEAALGRLKVLLAELGLEPKAAKTRIVHLQVGGEGVDFLGFHHRWVTSRPRGGRRPIAFLARWPSDRAVQHARDRIRELMERRRMLRPVKVIVEDVNAFLRGWAGYFRFGNSARRFDQNRLVRADADRRVHRQEAPAQPEIRLVSGRSGGFRLVGTDRSARDRRRPQTLPGLAGQAECWR from the coding sequence TTGCAGCATGCGCTCTACCGGGCGGCCAAGGCCGATCCCGGACGACGGTTCCACGCGCTGGGGGACAAGGTCCACCGCAGGGACGTCCTGCGGCGCGCGTGGGCGACGGTGCGTCGGAACAACGGCGCTCCGGGCATTGACGCCACCACTCTCGCGCAGGTCGAGGAGTACGGCATCGACCGGCTTCTCGGCGAATTGGCCACTGAGTTGAAGGAAGGCCGCTGGCGTCCGCTGCCCGCGCGCCGGGTGTTCATCCCGAAGCCCGGCACAACCACGGAACAGAGGCCGCTGTCGATTCCTTCCGTCCGCAACCGCATCGTGCAGGCCGCACTGAAGATCGTGCTCGAGCCGGTCTTCGAGGCCGATATGCTCCCGTGTTCGTTCGGGTTCAGGCCCAGGCGCGGAGCGCACGATGCCCTTCAGGTCCTCGTGGACGAGGCATGGCGGGGCAGGCGCTGGGTGGTGGAGACGGACATCGCCAACTGCTTTGAGGCGATTCCGCATGAGAAGTTGATGCAGGCGGTCGAGGAACGCGTCTGCGACCGGTCGGTCCTCAAACTCCTGCGCGCGATGCTGCGGGCCGGGGTAATGGCGGACGGGCAGGTTCGTCGGCCGGTGATCGGAACCCCCCAAGGCGGTGTTGTTTCACCGTTGATGGCGAACGTCTATCTGCACCGGCTGGACCGGGCATGGGACGTGCGCCGTCACGGGGTTCTGGTCCGCTATGCCGACGATGCTGTGGTGATGTGTGCTACCCGTGAGCAGGCTGAAGCCGCCCTTGGGCGGCTGAAGGTTCTGCTGGCCGAACTCGGCCTGGAGCCGAAGGCGGCCAAGACCAGGATCGTGCACCTGCAGGTCGGAGGCGAGGGAGTGGACTTCCTCGGCTTCCACCACCGGTGGGTCACGTCCCGGCCTCGCGGTGGGCGGCGCCCGATCGCCTTCCTCGCCCGCTGGCCCTCGGACAGGGCGGTGCAGCATGCCCGCGACCGGATTCGTGAACTGATGGAGCGGCGCAGGATGTTGCGGCCGGTCAAAGTGATTGTGGAGGACGTGAACGCGTTCTTGCGCGGGTGGGCCGGGTATTTCCGGTTCGGGAACTCGGCCCGCCGGTTTGACCAGAATCGGCTCGTACGCGCGGATGCGGATCGGCGGGTTCATCGCCAAGAAGCACCGGCGCAGCCGGAAATTCGGCTGGTCAGTGGTCGCTCAGGCGGCTTCCGACTCGTTGGGACTGATCGCTCTGCACGGGACCGTCGTCGCCCCCAGACCCTTCCAGGACTGGCGGGGCAGGCCGAATGTTGGCGGTGA